One Halomonas sp. M4R1S46 genomic window carries:
- a CDS encoding amino acid ABC transporter permease translates to MSVLDFDYMVGLVPILLRYLPLTLAMAAAGMALALVLACGLAVIRVLGIPGLNGVTLLFISFFRGTPLLVQLFLFYYGLPQVLAFLTQIDGITATIMGLTLHFAAYMAESIRAAIVGVDRSQTEAALSIGMTNGQLMRRIVLPQATRVAVPTLMNYFIDMIKATSLAFTLGVTELMGATQKEAAGSFLYFEAFITVAVFYWVIVELLAWCQRRLETRLNEAYRR, encoded by the coding sequence ATGAGCGTTCTCGACTTCGACTACATGGTGGGGCTGGTGCCCATCCTGCTGCGCTATCTGCCGCTGACGCTGGCCATGGCCGCGGCGGGGATGGCGCTGGCCCTGGTACTGGCCTGCGGCCTGGCGGTGATCCGGGTGCTGGGAATCCCGGGGCTGAACGGCGTGACCCTGCTGTTCATCTCCTTCTTCCGCGGCACGCCGTTGCTGGTCCAGCTGTTCCTCTTCTACTACGGGTTGCCCCAGGTCCTGGCCTTCCTCACCCAGATCGACGGCATCACCGCCACCATCATGGGACTGACCCTGCACTTCGCCGCCTACATGGCGGAATCGATCCGCGCCGCCATCGTCGGCGTGGATCGCAGCCAGACCGAGGCGGCGCTGTCGATCGGCATGACCAACGGCCAGCTGATGCGGCGCATCGTGCTGCCCCAGGCCACCCGGGTGGCCGTGCCCACCCTGATGAACTACTTCATCGACATGATCAAGGCCACCTCCCTGGCCTTCACGCTGGGCGTGACCGAACTGATGGGGGCGACCCAGAAGGAGGCGGCCGGCAGCTTCCTGTACTTCGAGGCCTTCATCACGGTGGCGGTGTTCTACTGGGTCATCGTCGAGCTGCTGGCCTGGTGTCAGCGCCGGCTGGAGACCCGGCTCAACGAGGCGTATCGCAGATGA
- the rimK gene encoding 30S ribosomal protein S6--L-glutamate ligase, whose translation MHFALLSRNRNLYSTRRLIEAAEARGHTARVVDTLRCYMSIASHHPSMHYKGEELEHFDAVIPRIGASITFYGCAVLRQFEMMGTYVLNDNVSITRSRDKLRSLQLLSRKGIGLPVTGFAHSPDDIPDLITMVRGAPLVIKLLEGTQGIGVVLAETNQAAESVIQAFMGMKANIMVQEYIKEARGADIRCLVIGDKVVASMKRQAAEGEFRSNLHRGGSASVIRITPEERSTAIRAAKAMGLRVAGVDLLRSNHGPVIMEVNSSPGLQGIETATGKDIAGLIIEHLEKNAVPRRKTPPKPKG comes from the coding sequence ATGCACTTCGCGCTGCTGTCTCGCAATCGCAACCTCTATTCCACGCGTCGGCTGATCGAGGCCGCCGAGGCCCGGGGGCATACCGCACGGGTGGTCGACACCCTGCGCTGCTACATGAGCATCGCCTCGCACCATCCCTCGATGCACTACAAGGGCGAGGAGCTCGAGCACTTCGACGCGGTGATCCCGCGCATCGGCGCCTCCATCACCTTCTATGGCTGTGCGGTGCTGCGTCAGTTCGAGATGATGGGCACCTACGTGCTCAACGACAACGTCTCCATCACCCGCTCGCGGGACAAGCTGCGCTCCCTGCAGCTGCTCTCCCGCAAGGGCATCGGCCTGCCGGTGACGGGCTTCGCCCATTCCCCCGACGATATCCCCGACCTGATCACCATGGTCCGCGGGGCCCCGCTGGTGATCAAGCTGCTGGAGGGCACCCAGGGCATCGGCGTGGTGCTGGCCGAGACCAACCAGGCCGCCGAGTCGGTGATCCAGGCCTTCATGGGCATGAAGGCCAACATCATGGTCCAGGAGTACATCAAGGAAGCCAGGGGCGCCGACATCCGCTGCCTGGTGATCGGCGACAAGGTGGTGGCCTCGATGAAGCGCCAGGCCGCCGAGGGCGAGTTCCGCTCCAACCTGCATCGCGGCGGCAGCGCCAGCGTGATCCGCATCACCCCGGAGGAGCGCTCCACGGCGATCCGCGCCGCCAAGGCCATGGGACTGCGGGTCGCGGGGGTCGACCTGCTGCGTTCGAACCATGGCCCGGTGATCATGGAGGTCAACTCCTCGCCGGGCCTGCAGGGCATCGAGACGGCCACCGGCAAGGACATCGCCGGGCTGATCATCGAGCACCTGGAAAAGAACGCCGTGCCGCGTCGCAAGACGCCGCCCAAGCCTAAAGGCTAA
- a CDS encoding amino acid ABC transporter ATP-binding protein has protein sequence MIQVANLVKRFGDATVLDGIDLAIDQGEIIVVIGPSGTGKSTLLRCLNFLERPDAGHLILGDLDVDVTRATRADILAARRRTAFVFQNYALFANKTALENIAEGLIVVNRWPKAKAHARAREILQRIGLADKADAYPASLSGGQQQRVGIGRAMAAQAEVILFDEPTSSLDPEWVEEVLALMKQLARERQTMLVVTHEMGFARDVADRVVFMEGGRIVEQGPPSQLFNAPRDPRTRDFLRKVLAAQPAIQPS, from the coding sequence ATGATCCAGGTAGCCAATCTCGTCAAGCGCTTCGGCGACGCCACCGTCCTCGATGGCATCGATCTGGCCATCGACCAGGGCGAGATCATCGTGGTGATCGGGCCCTCGGGAACGGGCAAGTCGACCCTGCTGCGCTGCCTGAACTTCCTCGAGCGACCGGATGCCGGGCACCTGATCCTCGGTGACCTGGACGTCGATGTCACCCGCGCGACCCGTGCCGACATCCTCGCGGCCCGGCGGCGCACGGCCTTCGTGTTCCAGAACTATGCGCTGTTCGCCAACAAGACGGCGCTGGAGAACATCGCCGAGGGGCTGATCGTGGTCAACCGCTGGCCCAAGGCCAAGGCGCATGCCCGGGCCCGGGAGATCCTTCAGCGCATCGGCCTGGCCGACAAGGCCGATGCCTATCCGGCCTCGCTGTCCGGCGGCCAGCAGCAGCGGGTCGGGATCGGCCGCGCCATGGCGGCTCAGGCCGAGGTGATCCTGTTCGACGAGCCGACGTCGTCGCTGGACCCGGAGTGGGTCGAGGAGGTGCTGGCGCTGATGAAGCAGCTGGCGCGAGAGCGTCAGACCATGCTGGTGGTGACCCACGAGATGGGCTTCGCCCGGGATGTGGCCGACCGGGTGGTGTTCATGGAGGGCGGCCGCATCGTCGAGCAGGGGCCGCCCTCGCAGCTGTTCAATGCGCCCCGGGATCCACGCACCCGTGACTTCCTGCGCAAGGTCCTGGCTGCCCAGCCCGCCATCCAGCCCTCCTGA
- a CDS encoding ATP-dependent zinc protease: MKELPYQAKAVIGRREMVTLPELHLTLCAKADTGARTSSLHAEDIESYEQDGHLWVSFTTRGGGPGSPAHVHHMHLHDRRRVTSSNGQAEWRYVIRTLMQLGELEFPVELTLTDRRNMRHPMLLGRRALRRLLVAPGAGFLHGEP, translated from the coding sequence ATGAAGGAACTGCCCTACCAGGCCAAGGCGGTGATCGGCCGCCGCGAGATGGTCACCCTGCCGGAACTGCACCTGACGCTGTGCGCCAAGGCCGATACCGGCGCCCGCACCTCGTCGCTGCATGCCGAGGACATCGAGTCCTACGAACAGGACGGCCACCTCTGGGTCAGCTTCACCACCCGGGGCGGCGGCCCCGGCAGCCCGGCCCACGTCCATCATATGCACCTGCATGACCGCCGCCGGGTGACCAGCTCCAACGGCCAGGCCGAGTGGCGCTACGTGATCCGCACGCTCATGCAGCTCGGCGAACTGGAGTTCCCGGTCGAGCTGACGCTGACCGACCGACGCAACATGCGCCACCCCATGCTGCTGGGACGCCGCGCCCTGCGCCGCCTGCTGGTGGCCCCGGGTGCCGGCTTCCTGCACGGCGAGCCCTGA
- a CDS encoding vancomycin high temperature exclusion protein, protein MSTTPWKSFRGLLMSLGALTLLATLLFVGANLWVLAETRGAIDPTLAQCRPERVGIVFGTSHWTRSGARNPHFEGRMLAASRLVEDGRVTHLLLSGDNSTRYYNEPVTMWRDLRGRQVPNTAMTLDYAGFSTFDTLSRARDVFGVRRALLITQSWHLPRALFIARALGLEARGCAAPERPSDGTLQLRAREWVARVATLGDLYLWGREPHFLGPREPLDIVPGEEARDVVPGEGVSAAGAASVADTVRESASDSSSSSPR, encoded by the coding sequence ATGTCCACGACGCCGTGGAAAAGCTTCAGGGGATTGCTGATGTCGCTGGGGGCCCTCACGCTCCTGGCGACATTGCTGTTCGTGGGCGCCAACCTGTGGGTACTCGCCGAGACTCGCGGTGCCATCGACCCGACGCTGGCCCAGTGCCGGCCCGAGCGGGTGGGCATCGTCTTCGGCACCTCCCACTGGACGCGCAGCGGCGCCCGCAATCCCCACTTCGAGGGACGCATGCTCGCCGCCTCGCGGCTGGTCGAGGACGGCCGGGTCACCCACCTGCTGCTCTCGGGAGACAACAGCACCCGCTACTACAACGAGCCGGTGACCATGTGGCGGGACCTGCGCGGCCGCCAGGTGCCGAATACGGCCATGACCCTGGATTACGCCGGCTTCAGCACCTTCGACACCCTGTCCCGGGCCCGGGACGTCTTCGGCGTGCGCCGGGCGCTGCTCATCACCCAGTCATGGCACCTGCCGCGGGCCCTGTTCATCGCCCGGGCCCTGGGGCTCGAGGCACGCGGCTGCGCGGCCCCGGAGCGTCCGTCGGACGGCACCCTGCAGTTGCGGGCACGGGAATGGGTCGCGCGGGTGGCGACCCTGGGGGATCTCTATCTCTGGGGACGCGAGCCGCACTTCCTGGGGCCCCGGGAACCGTTGGACATCGTGCCCGGGGAGGAGGCGCGGGACGTCGTGCCGGGGGAGGGGGTCAGCGCCGCTGGCGCGGCTTCTGTTGCCGATACAGTTCGCGAATCAGCGAGCGACAGTTCTTCCAGCAGTCCTCGATGA
- a CDS encoding gamma-glutamylcyclotransferase family protein, protein MPYYFAYGSNMNPARVEARIGTTRRALPGMLADHGLRFDKASRVAGISHANVVPAPGGRVEGALFELVAPEQIHLMDPFEGYPHDYDRHRLPIHTEHGAIEAWVYIAAPGTTAEALRPAREYLEHLLAGEAFLSSAYHARLAEMEAVHGLDDATLAALGLSRHTPR, encoded by the coding sequence ATGCCCTATTATTTCGCCTACGGCAGCAACATGAACCCGGCCCGGGTGGAGGCGCGGATCGGCACGACCCGTCGCGCGCTGCCCGGGATGCTGGCCGATCACGGGCTGCGCTTCGACAAGGCCTCCCGGGTGGCGGGCATCAGCCATGCCAATGTGGTGCCCGCTCCCGGCGGCCGGGTGGAAGGCGCGCTCTTCGAGCTGGTCGCGCCTGAGCAGATCCACCTGATGGATCCCTTCGAGGGCTACCCTCACGACTACGACCGGCATCGCCTGCCGATCCATACCGAGCACGGGGCCATCGAGGCCTGGGTCTACATCGCCGCCCCGGGCACCACGGCCGAGGCGCTCAGGCCGGCCCGGGAATACCTCGAGCACCTGCTGGCCGGCGAGGCCTTCCTGAGTTCGGCCTACCATGCCCGCCTGGCCGAGATGGAGGCGGTGCACGGCCTGGATGACGCCACCCTGGCCGCGCTGGGGCTGTCCCGCCACACGCCTCGTTAG
- a CDS encoding amino acid ABC transporter substrate-binding protein — MLRSLALTVLSAGVIAIAGGAQAQEETLKVGMSGGYFPFTFVEQDTLKGFEVDVMEAVAEEMDAEVEFVTANFSGLFGMLESGRIDTIANQITITEERQAKYVFTQPYVYDGAQVVVKEGNEGITGVEDLRGKTVAVNLGSNYEQLLRELPYADEIDIRTYESNIEQDTALGRVDAFVMDRVSASQVIQEKPLPLALAGQPFSEIRNALPFRDTEADRALRDRVDAALTALREEGTLSEISERWFGNDITRP, encoded by the coding sequence ATGTTACGTTCCCTTGCCCTGACCGTGCTGTCCGCCGGCGTCATCGCCATCGCCGGCGGCGCCCAGGCCCAGGAAGAGACCCTCAAGGTCGGCATGTCCGGCGGCTACTTCCCGTTCACCTTCGTCGAGCAGGACACCCTCAAGGGCTTCGAGGTCGACGTCATGGAGGCGGTGGCCGAGGAAATGGACGCCGAGGTCGAGTTCGTGACCGCCAACTTCTCCGGCCTGTTCGGCATGCTCGAGTCCGGTCGCATCGATACCATCGCCAACCAGATCACCATCACCGAGGAGCGCCAGGCGAAATACGTCTTCACCCAGCCCTACGTCTACGACGGCGCCCAGGTGGTGGTCAAGGAAGGCAATGAGGGCATCACGGGGGTCGAGGACCTGCGCGGCAAGACCGTGGCGGTGAACCTGGGCTCCAACTACGAGCAGTTGCTGCGCGAGCTGCCCTATGCCGACGAGATCGATATCCGCACCTACGAGAGCAACATCGAGCAGGACACCGCGCTGGGTCGCGTCGATGCCTTCGTCATGGACCGGGTCAGCGCCAGCCAGGTCATCCAGGAGAAGCCGCTACCCCTGGCGCTTGCCGGCCAGCCGTTCTCCGAGATCCGCAACGCCCTGCCGTTCCGCGACACCGAAGCGGACCGGGCCCTGCGTGACCGGGTCGATGCGGCCCTCACCGCGCTGCGCGAGGAGGGTACCCTGAGCGAGATCTCCGAGCGCTGGTTCGGCAACGACATCACCCGTCCCTGA
- the sufT gene encoding putative Fe-S cluster assembly protein SufT — MSDFDPLASLYKGQLLPLQRDVEAISIPFGKTVTLAEDSEVSVMQAKGSSVSVGHEGRLYLIEGSNLDALGLEALPRPTLAEDASEAQIEQFVWDQLRTCFDPEIPVNIVDLGLVYGCRIERLITGERIVTIRMTLTAPGCGMGDVIAADARNKILGAPQIRQVHTEIVFDPPWSREMMSDEAKLELGMF; from the coding sequence ATGAGCGATTTCGACCCGTTGGCCAGCCTGTACAAGGGCCAGCTCCTGCCGCTGCAACGCGACGTCGAGGCGATCTCCATCCCCTTCGGCAAGACCGTGACGCTCGCCGAGGACAGTGAGGTCAGCGTGATGCAGGCCAAGGGCAGCTCGGTCAGCGTGGGCCACGAGGGACGGCTGTACCTCATCGAGGGCAGCAACCTGGATGCACTGGGCCTCGAGGCCCTGCCGCGGCCGACGCTGGCCGAGGACGCCTCCGAGGCGCAGATCGAGCAGTTCGTCTGGGATCAGCTGCGCACCTGCTTCGATCCCGAGATCCCGGTCAATATCGTCGATCTGGGCCTGGTCTACGGCTGCCGCATCGAGCGGCTGATCACCGGCGAGCGTATCGTCACCATCCGCATGACGCTGACCGCCCCCGGCTGCGGCATGGGCGACGTCATCGCCGCGGATGCCCGCAACAAGATCCTCGGCGCGCCCCAGATCCGCCAGGTGCACACCGAGATCGTCTTCGACCCGCCGTGGAGTCGTGAGATGATGAGCGACGAGGCCAAGCTGGAACTGGGGATGTTCTGA
- a CDS encoding cysteine desulfurase → MADFSDLLLDVVRVRRDFPILDREVHGKPLVYLDNAATSQTPRQVIETLDDYYRRYNANIHRGLHTLADEATAAYEGTRETVRAFLGAADSREIVFTRGTTEAINLVAGSWGRANLGPGDEVLISRLEHHSNIVPWQLLASELGLVIKVIPVDERGVLDQVAYRDLIGERTRLVAVNHVSNAFGTINPVAEMARVAHEHGALILVDGAQAAPHQTLDVREIDADFYAFSGHKVYGPTGVGVLYGKAELLEAMPPWQGGGEMIKTVSFETPTTFADIPHKFEAGTPAIAEVIALGRALEWVGEIGLELITAWEARLLAHATEGVAGIDGLRILGTAPDKAGVLSFVVDGAHSQDIGLLIDQLGVAIRTGHHCAQPLLSWFGVDATCRASFAAYNTPEEVDIFVEGLERVVGMLR, encoded by the coding sequence ATGGCCGACTTCAGCGATCTGCTGCTGGACGTGGTGCGGGTCCGCCGGGACTTCCCGATCCTCGATCGGGAGGTCCATGGCAAGCCACTGGTCTATCTCGACAACGCGGCCACCAGCCAGACCCCGCGGCAGGTGATCGAGACCCTCGATGACTACTACCGGCGCTACAACGCCAACATCCACCGTGGGCTGCACACCCTGGCCGACGAGGCTACTGCGGCCTACGAAGGCACCCGTGAGACGGTGCGCGCCTTCCTGGGCGCCGCCGACAGCCGCGAGATCGTCTTCACCCGCGGCACCACCGAGGCCATCAACCTGGTGGCGGGTAGCTGGGGACGGGCCAACCTGGGGCCCGGCGACGAGGTGCTGATATCGCGCCTCGAGCACCACTCCAATATCGTCCCCTGGCAGCTGCTGGCGAGCGAATTGGGGCTCGTGATCAAGGTGATCCCGGTGGACGAGCGGGGCGTGCTCGACCAGGTGGCCTATCGCGACCTGATCGGCGAGCGCACCAGGCTGGTGGCGGTCAACCACGTGTCCAACGCCTTCGGGACCATCAACCCGGTGGCCGAGATGGCGCGTGTGGCCCATGAGCATGGCGCCCTGATCCTCGTCGACGGGGCCCAGGCCGCGCCGCACCAGACCCTCGATGTCCGCGAGATCGATGCCGACTTCTATGCCTTCTCCGGCCACAAGGTCTACGGGCCCACCGGCGTCGGGGTGCTGTACGGCAAGGCCGAGTTGCTCGAGGCCATGCCGCCCTGGCAGGGCGGCGGCGAGATGATCAAGACGGTATCCTTCGAGACGCCCACCACCTTCGCCGACATCCCCCACAAGTTCGAGGCGGGGACGCCGGCCATCGCCGAGGTCATCGCGCTGGGGCGGGCGCTGGAGTGGGTCGGCGAGATCGGGCTCGAGCTGATCACCGCCTGGGAGGCCCGGCTGCTGGCCCATGCCACCGAGGGCGTGGCCGGCATCGACGGCCTGCGCATCCTGGGCACCGCCCCGGACAAGGCCGGCGTGCTGTCCTTCGTGGTCGACGGCGCCCATTCCCAGGACATCGGCCTGCTGATCGACCAGCTCGGCGTGGCCATCCGCACCGGCCACCACTGTGCCCAGCCGCTGCTGTCCTGGTTCGGCGTCGACGCCACCTGCCGCGCCTCCTTCGCCGCCTACAACACCCCCGAGGAGGTCGATATCTTCGTCGAGGGCCTCGAGCGGGTCGTGGGCATGCTGCGCTGA
- a CDS encoding YqcC family protein: MSVHEELDQALRELESTMKAADMWRMERPEPEAFDSLQPFCIDTMALPQWLRFVFIARLEALVEARAPLPSTCDVAPAVDAYLIQEGARTSERVLMCKVVERIDQLVTEN, from the coding sequence ATGAGCGTACACGAGGAACTCGACCAGGCCCTGCGCGAACTCGAATCCACCATGAAGGCGGCCGACATGTGGCGCATGGAGCGTCCCGAGCCCGAGGCCTTCGACAGCCTCCAGCCGTTCTGCATCGACACCATGGCGCTGCCTCAGTGGCTGCGTTTCGTGTTCATCGCCCGGCTGGAGGCGCTGGTGGAGGCTCGCGCACCGCTGCCGTCGACCTGCGACGTGGCCCCTGCGGTGGACGCCTACCTGATCCAGGAAGGCGCCCGGACCAGCGAGCGCGTGCTGATGTGCAAGGTGGTCGAGCGCATCGACCAGTTGGTCACCGAGAATTGA
- the sufD gene encoding Fe-S cluster assembly protein SufD gives MNEDVQRFLDRLTERNATRGPEPTWIAARRQAGAARFEALGFPHRRIENWKYTDVRAIARHDFALASDADFSPAAAAALTLPLDGHRLTFVDGVFAPALSDLGDLPDGVQLMPLSQALEDNHEAVGGPLGRLTGVEFSPFAALNTAFMEEGAVVRLAPRTVVNKPIVLQFLSRAGEQAVMSHPRILIEAGGRSQATVVEHHVGEEGAANFTNLVEEIILERGAMLTHYKLQEAPIQDRHVASIQVEQARDSRYTSFNLNLGGGLVRNDLVSDLNGQGAEAAFRGLFYGQGRQHVDNHTLVNHNAPHTTSRENYKGILDDRAHGVFNGKVIVKRDSQKIEAEQSNANLLLSDRAEIDTKPELEIYADDVKCAHGATTGQLDEEAIYALRTRGIDAQTARGLLTLAFAGEVMERVDLDAVAERVELTVAGKLPERFNLAGLVETAAALNEE, from the coding sequence ATGAATGAAGATGTGCAGCGCTTCCTCGATCGCCTGACCGAGCGCAATGCCACCCGCGGCCCCGAACCGACCTGGATCGCCGCCCGCCGCCAGGCCGGCGCGGCTCGCTTCGAGGCCCTGGGCTTTCCGCATCGCCGCATCGAGAACTGGAAGTACACCGACGTTCGCGCGATCGCCCGCCACGACTTCGCGCTGGCCAGCGATGCCGACTTCTCGCCGGCCGCGGCGGCGGCCCTGACCCTGCCGCTCGACGGCCACCGCCTGACCTTCGTCGATGGCGTCTTCGCCCCGGCCCTGTCGGATCTCGGCGATCTGCCCGACGGCGTCCAGCTGATGCCGCTCTCGCAGGCGCTGGAGGACAACCACGAGGCCGTCGGCGGACCGCTGGGCCGGCTGACCGGGGTCGAGTTCTCGCCCTTCGCCGCCCTCAACACCGCCTTCATGGAGGAGGGCGCCGTGGTCCGTCTGGCGCCGCGTACCGTGGTGAACAAGCCCATCGTGCTGCAGTTCCTGTCCCGGGCCGGGGAGCAGGCGGTGATGAGCCACCCGCGTATCCTCATCGAGGCGGGAGGGCGCAGCCAGGCCACCGTCGTCGAACACCACGTGGGCGAGGAGGGCGCCGCCAACTTCACCAACCTGGTGGAGGAGATCATCCTCGAGCGCGGGGCGATGCTGACCCACTACAAGCTCCAGGAGGCGCCGATCCAGGACCGCCACGTGGCCAGCATCCAGGTGGAGCAGGCCCGCGATAGCCGCTACACCTCGTTCAACCTGAACCTCGGTGGCGGCCTGGTGCGCAACGACCTGGTCAGCGACCTCAACGGCCAGGGGGCGGAGGCCGCCTTCCGGGGGCTCTTCTATGGCCAGGGCCGCCAGCACGTGGACAACCACACCCTGGTCAACCACAACGCGCCCCACACCACCTCGCGGGAGAACTACAAGGGCATCCTCGACGACCGGGCCCATGGCGTGTTCAACGGCAAGGTGATCGTCAAGCGCGATAGCCAGAAGATCGAGGCCGAGCAGAGCAACGCCAACCTGCTGCTCTCCGATCGCGCCGAGATCGACACCAAGCCCGAGCTCGAGATCTACGCCGACGACGTCAAGTGCGCCCACGGCGCGACCACCGGCCAACTCGACGAGGAGGCCATCTATGCCCTGCGTACCCGCGGCATCGATGCCCAGACCGCCCGGGGCCTGCTGACCCTGGCCTTCGCCGGCGAGGTCATGGAACGGGTCGACCTCGACGCCGTCGCCGAGCGGGTCGAACTGACGGTGGCCGGCAAGCTGCCGGAGCGCTTCAACCTGGCCGGGCTGGTGGAGACCGCCGCGGCCCTGAACGAGGAATAA
- a CDS encoding DUF3549 family protein, protein MQPIDSLHDFFVRTGAEVRLYHLGRRVEPCPLEDLAALEAGQRPWPQPWQGKARLAMVFRIGELEDPLIWFLALPLDEQGQLDPAPRDAFLQRLLETLGRNVRGLGRGDGEQIDNLMKANPLAFTPSMPFQALLHARASLDLGRPASQHLEPAEAYLEGQQALDWRALGLQGLADFAVRMDADQASRLAARLPTLPDEVLTSLCYCLEHVAIPEGLAAALRARGEAAAEAGDVEAFCACVRAIAGAETRVAGAWFDALLDDAEACGPDLLAAMAGRGWRHLEDGERLPRFLTRLAEAPQADFTTVARDLALIPRLRLPVLMTLREAAPDSSIGRRLAGLSR, encoded by the coding sequence ATGCAGCCGATCGACAGCCTTCACGACTTCTTCGTTCGCACCGGTGCCGAGGTGAGGCTCTATCACCTGGGCCGGCGCGTCGAACCCTGCCCCCTCGAGGACCTGGCGGCCCTCGAGGCCGGCCAGCGGCCCTGGCCGCAACCCTGGCAGGGCAAGGCCCGCCTGGCCATGGTGTTTCGCATCGGCGAGCTCGAGGACCCGCTGATCTGGTTCCTGGCCCTGCCGCTGGACGAACAGGGCCAGCTCGACCCGGCCCCGCGGGACGCCTTCCTGCAGCGGCTGCTCGAGACCCTGGGGCGCAACGTCCGGGGCCTGGGCCGCGGGGACGGCGAACAGATCGACAATCTGATGAAGGCCAACCCCCTGGCCTTCACGCCCTCGATGCCCTTCCAGGCCCTGCTGCACGCCCGGGCGAGCCTCGACCTGGGCCGCCCGGCGAGCCAGCACCTGGAGCCGGCAGAGGCCTACCTGGAGGGGCAGCAGGCGCTGGACTGGCGCGCCCTGGGGCTGCAGGGCCTGGCCGACTTCGCGGTGCGCATGGACGCCGACCAGGCCAGCCGCCTGGCGGCACGCCTGCCGACCCTGCCCGACGAGGTCCTCACCTCGCTATGCTACTGTCTGGAACATGTGGCGATCCCCGAAGGCCTGGCCGCGGCCCTGCGCGCTCGGGGCGAGGCGGCCGCCGAAGCCGGCGATGTCGAGGCCTTCTGCGCCTGCGTGCGGGCCATCGCCGGTGCCGAGACCCGCGTGGCCGGCGCCTGGTTCGACGCCCTGCTCGACGACGCCGAGGCCTGCGGTCCCGACCTGCTGGCCGCCATGGCGGGACGCGGCTGGCGCCACCTGGAGGACGGCGAGCGGCTGCCGCGCTTCCTGACCCGGCTCGCCGAGGCGCCCCAGGCGGACTTCACCACCGTGGCCCGGGACCTGGCGCTGATCCCGCGCCTGCGCCTGCCGGTGCTGATGACGCTGCGCGAGGCCGCGCCGGATTCCTCCATCGGCCGCCGCCTGGCCGGCCTGTCCCGTTGA
- the sufC gene encoding Fe-S cluster assembly ATPase SufC — protein sequence MLEVKDLHVTVEGSEILKGLNLTIGAGEVHAIMGPNGAGKSTLSAVIAGKDGYEVTQGTITYEGRDVLEMEIEERARAGLLLGFQYPVEIPGVKNIYLLKAALNAKREAEGLGEIPAPEFMKLIKEKIAFMQMDASFLQRAVNEGFSGGEKKRNEILQMLVLQPRLAMLDEIDSGLDIDAMKVVAKGVNSLRAEDRGILLVTHYQRLLDYIVPDRVHVLVDGRIVKSGDADLARELEDRGYDWLLEGSAA from the coding sequence ATGCTCGAAGTCAAGGATCTGCACGTCACGGTCGAGGGTTCCGAGATCCTCAAGGGCCTCAACCTGACCATCGGTGCCGGCGAAGTCCACGCCATCATGGGCCCCAACGGGGCCGGCAAGTCGACCCTCTCGGCGGTCATCGCCGGCAAGGACGGCTATGAGGTCACCCAGGGCACGATCACCTACGAGGGCCGCGACGTGCTCGAGATGGAGATCGAGGAGCGGGCCCGGGCCGGCCTGTTGCTCGGCTTCCAGTACCCCGTGGAGATCCCCGGGGTGAAGAACATCTACCTGCTCAAGGCGGCCCTCAACGCCAAGCGCGAGGCCGAGGGGCTGGGCGAGATCCCGGCGCCGGAGTTCATGAAGCTGATCAAGGAGAAGATCGCCTTCATGCAGATGGACGCCAGCTTCCTGCAGCGCGCCGTCAACGAGGGCTTCTCCGGTGGCGAGAAGAAACGCAACGAGATCCTGCAGATGCTGGTGCTCCAGCCGCGCCTGGCGATGCTCGACGAGATCGACTCCGGCCTCGACATCGACGCCATGAAGGTGGTGGCCAAGGGCGTCAACTCGCTGCGCGCCGAGGACCGCGGCATCCTGCTGGTGACCCACTATCAGCGGTTGCTCGACTACATCGTGCCGGACCGGGTCCATGTGCTGGTCGACGGGCGCATCGTCAAGAGCGGTGACGCCGATCTGGCCCGCGAACTCGAGGACCGTGGCTACGACTGGCTGCTGGAGGGCTCCGCCGCATGA